A region of Modestobacter marinus DNA encodes the following proteins:
- a CDS encoding class II 3-deoxy-7-phosphoheptulonate synthase, producing MSLPEPAALLPDLDRWRGLPAAQQPEWPDRAAVDAVLSTLSSVPPIVAPAEVDTLRQQLADVAQGKAFLLQGGDCAETFDLNTEPHLQATTRTLLQMAVVLTYGASVPVVKVGRVAGQYAKPRSSNTDALGLPSYRGDMVNSLNPVLEERIPDPNRLVRAYANSAAAMNMIRAYARGGLADLHAVHDWNKDFVASSPAGVRYEVVAQEIDRALAFMKACGVDDSALRGVELYSSHEALILDYERALTRMYEGRPYALSAHFVWVGERTRQMDGAHIEFVSRLANPIGVKIGPGTTPEQATELVERLDPDGVPGRLTLISRMGNGKIRDVLPGIVEKVTASGHQVVWQCDPMHGNTHESPSGYKTRHFDRVVDEVLGFFDVHRGLGTWPGGIHVELTGEDVTECLGGAMEISDDDLNSRYETACDPRLNTGQSLELAFLVTEMLRG from the coding sequence GTGAGCCTCCCTGAACCCGCCGCGCTCCTGCCGGACCTGGACCGGTGGCGGGGGCTGCCCGCCGCCCAGCAGCCCGAGTGGCCCGACCGGGCCGCCGTGGACGCCGTGCTGTCCACCCTCTCCAGCGTGCCGCCGATCGTGGCGCCGGCCGAGGTGGACACCCTGCGCCAGCAGCTGGCCGACGTCGCCCAGGGCAAGGCGTTCCTGCTGCAGGGCGGCGACTGCGCCGAGACCTTCGACCTGAACACCGAGCCGCACCTGCAGGCCACGACGCGCACGCTGCTGCAGATGGCCGTCGTCCTCACCTACGGGGCGAGCGTGCCGGTGGTGAAGGTCGGCCGGGTGGCCGGGCAGTACGCCAAGCCGCGCTCGTCGAACACCGACGCCCTCGGGCTGCCGTCCTACCGCGGCGACATGGTCAACTCGCTGAACCCGGTGCTCGAGGAGCGGATCCCCGACCCGAACCGGCTGGTGCGGGCCTACGCGAACTCCGCGGCCGCGATGAACATGATCCGGGCCTACGCCCGCGGCGGTCTGGCCGACCTGCACGCCGTGCACGACTGGAACAAGGACTTCGTCGCCAGCTCCCCGGCGGGGGTGCGCTACGAGGTCGTCGCCCAGGAGATCGACCGGGCACTGGCGTTCATGAAGGCCTGTGGGGTCGACGACTCGGCGCTGCGCGGGGTGGAGCTCTACAGCAGCCACGAGGCACTGATCCTGGACTACGAGCGCGCCCTCACGCGGATGTACGAGGGCCGCCCGTACGCGCTGAGCGCACACTTCGTCTGGGTGGGGGAGCGCACCCGGCAGATGGACGGCGCGCACATCGAGTTCGTCTCCCGGCTGGCCAACCCGATCGGCGTGAAGATCGGTCCGGGCACCACGCCGGAGCAGGCCACCGAGCTGGTCGAGCGGCTGGACCCCGACGGCGTCCCCGGCCGGCTCACCCTGATCAGCCGGATGGGCAACGGGAAGATCCGCGACGTCCTGCCCGGCATCGTGGAGAAGGTGACCGCCAGCGGGCACCAGGTGGTCTGGCAGTGCGACCCCATGCACGGCAACACCCACGAGTCGCCCAGCGGGTACAAGACCCGGCACTTCGACCGGGTGGTCGACGAGGTGCTGGGCTTCTTCGACGTGCACCGCGGCCTGGGCACCTGGCCCGGGGGCATCCACGTCGAGCTCACCGGTGAGGACGTCACCGAGTGCCTGGGCGGCGCCATGGAGATCAGCGACGACGACCTGAACAGCCGGTACGAGACGGCGTGCGACC